The Drosophila gunungcola strain Sukarami chromosome 3L unlocalized genomic scaffold, Dgunungcola_SK_2 000003F, whole genome shotgun sequence genome contains a region encoding:
- the LOC128258792 gene encoding LOW QUALITY PROTEIN: SCY1-like protein 2 (The sequence of the model RefSeq protein was modified relative to this genomic sequence to represent the inferred CDS: deleted 1 base in 1 codon) has protein sequence MPAGTMFAKFKSTNVAAATATQSVADGNPITQYFEIGKPVACAGPELVWRIHDAYRKSDNKECSVFIFEKKIAEKLHKPRRKETITELLKSSVKTLERFRHPRILQIYHTVEESADTLAFASEPIFASLSNVLAFHESKTYETTNVTPAAGGAAAAQAQAAANTLPQRPAHAKEYNFLDMELKYGFLQLTEALAYLHYSGHVIHRNVCPSSILITKRGIWKLAGMEYVERMNENDLNSSIPCPPWSNRVSKMAQPNLDFMAPETQSTSKCSLLSDMFSLGMVICAVFNNGRPLIQAGNSTSNYAKQMESLDDLVHKLMPRLPIALQEATSRMASRDATARPTAQLLQLIKYFIDTPINALKFLDVVNMKDTQQKSQFYKTTLIEAMPLIPRKLWWQNIWPMLKSEINNNEVLAAVLQPVMLFVQEATHTEYDNLMSATMKIIYNTPKSIQASVTILENLHLIIEKTKPEDVTTDIMPMLFYSFDGSTIQVQSAAVVAVANVFDSIDELSIRRMVLPKVKMVFEKNITDPKIVQNVLMCIERVMDRMERAQVMDEVLPLLANIRIPDPDIIMRTVRIYHKLFLDKTYGLTVETMATNVLPLLIPHTVNPALNFEHYCYLLEVLQQMLEAIDRQQRNKLKLDNLSMASPERHRTLRHQFSTDNMNAPPFNIPNLRIDQRKTSSAEDMARKNSGGSGMLGGWWFGCSPSSPDSNFLRVGNVFPNRRLSDNTLMTPKIRIAPSCASSPGGTPGSGLPTRRHSSIGPQERRGSTINLSPPTYGARGSSGSSLSVPSTSVYVKSPLLYSQKQGGSMPNTSSSVPFLLSSSMQSIRSRRQSTVLSSGPLGSGSGLLQQLGSGMYQLFSGRN, from the exons ATGCCCGCTGGCACAATGTTCGCAAAATTCAAGAGCACCAATGTGGCCGCCGCCACAGCCACACAGAGTGTTGCCGATGGCAATCCCATTACGCAGTACTTCGAAATCGGTAAGCCGGTGGCCTGTGCCGGCCCAGAATTGGTATGGCGCATCCACGACGCCTACCGCAAAAGTGACAACAAG GAATGCTCCGTATTTATATTCGAGAAGAAAATTGCGGAGAAGCTGCACAAGCCGCGACGCAAGGAGACCATAACTGAGCTGCTGAAAAGTTCGGTGAAGACACTGGAACGTTTCCGCCATCCGCGG ATACTCCAAATCTATCACACGGTCGAGGAGAGTGCTGATACACTGGCCTTCGCCTCCGAGCCCATCTTCGCCAGCCTCTCGAATGTGTTGGCCTTTCAC GAGTCGAAGACGTACGAGACCACCAATGTGACGCCGGCGGCGGGCGGAGCGGCAGCGGCCCAAGCGCAGGCGGCGGCGAACACTTTGCCCCAGCGACCGGCCCATGCCAAGGAATACAATTTCTTGGACATGGAGCTGAAGTACGGCTTTCTCCAG CTGACCGAGGCCCTGGCGTATCTTCACTATTCCGGTCACGTAATTCATCGCAATGTGTGTCCATCCTCTATACTAATAACCAAGCGCGGTATCTGGAAGCTGGCCGGCATGGAATATGTGG AGCGAATGAACGAGAACGATTTGAACAGCTCCATTCCGTGCCCGCCGTGGAGCAACCGGGTGTCCAAGATGGCCCAGCCAAATCTCGACTTTATGG CTCCCGAAACTCAGTCAACGTCCAAATGCAGCCTGCTCAGCGACATGTTCTCGCTGGGAATGGTGATCTGTGCGGTGTTTAACAACGGCAGGCCGCTGATTCAGGCCGGGAACTCCACCTCCAACTATGCGAAGCAAATGGAATCG CTGGATGATCTAGTCCACAAACTGATGCCCAGGCTACCAATCGCCCTGCAGGAGGCCACTTCACGGATGGCCAGTCGGGATGCAACGGCCAGACCCACCGCCCAACTGCTTCAGCTCATCAAGTACTTCAT CGATACGCCCATAAACGCTCTCAAATTCTTGGACGTGGTCAACATGAAGGACACGCAGCAGAAGTCCCAGTTCTACAAGACCACCTTGATAGAGGCCATGCCGTTGATACCACGG aAACTCTGGTGGCAGAACATCTGGCCCATGCTCAAGTCGGAGATCAACAATAACGAGGTCCTCGCCGCGGTCCTGCAGCCGGTCATGCTCTTTGTCCAGGAAGCCACGCACACGGAGTACGACAACCTCATGTCGGCCACCATGAA AATCATCTACAATACACCGAAATCCATTCAGGCCAGCGTTACGATACTTGagaatttgcatttgattaTCGAGAAGACGAAGCCGGAGGACGTCACCACA GACATTATGCCGATGTTGTTCTACTCCTTCGACGGTTCCACGATACAAGTGCAG AGTGCTGCCGTTGTGGCTGTGGCCAATGTATTTGATAGCATCGACGAGCTCTCCATTCGCCGCATGGTCCTGCCCAAGGTGAAAATGGTGTTCGAGAAGAACATAACCGATCCGAAGATAGTGCAGAATGTGCTTATGTGCATCGAGCGAGTCATGGACCGCATGGAGCGGGCTCAG GTCATGGATGAGGTTCTGCCGCTTCTGGCCAACATTCGCATTCCCGATCCCGATATCATCATGCGTACTGTTC GCATCTATCATAAACTGTTCCTGGACAAAACGTACGGACTGACTGTGGAGACGATGGCCACCAATGTGCTGCCCCTGCTGATTCCGCACACCGTCAATCCGGCACTCAATTTCGAGCATTATTGCTACCTGCTGGAG GTGTTGCAGCAAATGCTGGAGGCCATTGATCGGCAGCAGAGGAACAAGTTGAAGCTGGACAACCTGTCGATGGCCTCGCCGGAACGCCACCGAACCCTGCGCCACCAGTTCTCGACGGACAACATGAACGCACCGCCCTTCAACATCCCCAACTTGCGCATAGATCAACGCAAAACTTCCAGCGCCGAAGACATGGCCCGCAAGAATTCTGGCG GCTCTGGCATGCTAGGCGGCTGGTGGTTCGGCTGCTCTCCCTCGTCGCCGGACAGCAATTTCCTGCGCGTGGGCAACGTGTTCCCCAACCGGCGGCTGTCGGACAACACACTGATGACTCCCAAGATCCGGATAGCGCCCTCATGCGCCTCCTCGCCAGGCGGAACTCCTGGCAGCGGGCTGCCGACGAGGCGCCACTCGAGCATTGGGCCACAGGAGCGGCGGGGCTCCACCATCAATTTGTCACCGCCAACT TACGGTGCTCGCGGTAGCTCTGGATCGAGTCTATCGGTGCCATCCACTTCGGTCTATGTT AAATCTCCTTTATTGTACTCCCAAAAACAGGGTGGCTCCATGCCGAACACCTCGAGCAGTGTTCCGTTCCTGCTGTCGTCCAGTATGCAGTCGATAAGGTCGCGCCGCCAGTCCACCGTCCTGTCATCGGGTCCACTCGGCTCCGGATCGGgactgctgcagcagctgggATCCGGCATG TATCAACTATTCTCCGGACGTAACTAA
- the LOC128258355 gene encoding WAG22 antigen-like: protein MIPTKTSKTATTAARIFSRLGSVEEVQRGRSGSAVGITPPGGQGVLAGGVGVGGAGSGAGTVAAAVVATGSPARSGQQQFVGGGGGVSIGIGGVAGAAAVGVAGAGGVAAVRQRSASTVLDINLPQQRKVSVGGVGVGGGVLAGPPSPVIRTISGSNGFSGYDPPLSVIASRHANFNGQEVGGGVSSAGARGAPSGAAHRHRHRHPSQQELVHLRPARPSANQWAAVDRRPPLAALHRCSRAPSDRAASRMSSQS from the exons ACATCAAAGACGGCAACAACGGCGGCCAGAATTTTCTCACGTTTGGGTAGTGTTGAGGAGGTGCAACGCGGTCGCAGTGGCAGCGCTGTGGGAATAACGCCCCCGGGCGGACAGGGAGTGTTAGCTGGCGGAGTCGGAGTGGGAGGAGCGGGATCTGGAGCAGGAACGGTGGCAGCGGCAGTGGTGGCAACGGGTTCACCGGCCAGGAGTGGCCAGCAGCAGTTCgtcggaggaggaggaggtgtcAGCATCGGCATCGGCGGAGTGGCGGGAGCGGCtgctgtgggcgtggcaggtgcGGGAGGAGTGGCAGCGGTACGACAGCGCAGCGCCAGCACAGTGCTCGACATTAATTTGCCGCAGCAGCGCAAGGTGTCCGTGGGCGGAGTAGGCGTGGGAGGGGGCGTCTTGGCAGGACCTCCGTCTCCAGTTATACGCACCATCAGCGGATCGAATGGCTTCAGTGGCTATGATCCGCCCTTGTCAGTGATTGCCAGTCGGCACGCCAACTTTAATGGCCAGGAAGTTGGCGGGGGCGTTTCGTCAGCAGGAGCACGAGGAGCACCCTCCGGCGCGGCA CATCGCCATCGACATCGTCATCCCAGCCAGCAGGAACTGGTGCACTTGCGACCGGCTCGACCCTCGGCGAACCAGTGGGCGGCAGTGGATCGGCGCCCACCATTGGCGGCACTGCACCGGTGCAGCCGGGCCCCAAGCGACAGGGCAGCTTCTCGAATGTCTTCTCAAAGCTAA